In a genomic window of Shouchella clausii:
- a CDS encoding NAD-dependent succinate-semialdehyde dehydrogenase, translating to MNHALFINNECVATDDMIEVENPATKEVIGTVANGGRQEALAAVDAAAAALPEWRAKTAAERGAYLQKWHELIQREEEEIAKLMTLEQGKPFAEALGEVRYANSFLSWYAEEGKRVYGETVPAAAANKRIFVQKQAIGVIAAITPWNFPAAMLTRKLGPALAAGCTAVIKPSELTPFTAYRIVELAKVAGIPKGVVNMITGDAQQIGETWMADERVRKVSFTGSTRVGKLLIRQAADTVKKLSLELGGHAPFIVTAHADIQKAVDGLIASKYRNGGQTCVCANRIYVHESVKAPFVEAFAAEMKKLKVGNGMEPDSHIGPLINEAAVAKVQKHIEDAQAKGGEVVFGQEADATNGYFQTPALIANATDDMLCMKEETFGPLAPIATYNSTKEVIERANHSPYGLAAYVYSNDLSEAVTIAEGLEYGIVGLNDGLPSVAQAPFGGMKESGLGREGGHWGIEEYVEVKYISLQL from the coding sequence ATGAATCATGCACTGTTTATCAATAATGAGTGTGTAGCGACAGACGACATGATCGAAGTAGAAAATCCCGCGACAAAAGAAGTGATTGGCACAGTTGCAAATGGGGGAAGGCAGGAAGCTTTAGCAGCGGTTGACGCCGCTGCGGCGGCACTGCCAGAATGGCGAGCAAAAACGGCAGCAGAACGAGGCGCGTACTTGCAAAAGTGGCATGAGTTAATTCAACGGGAGGAAGAAGAAATTGCCAAGTTAATGACGCTAGAACAAGGGAAGCCTTTTGCAGAAGCCCTTGGTGAAGTCCGATATGCCAACAGTTTCTTGTCTTGGTATGCAGAAGAAGGGAAACGTGTTTATGGCGAAACGGTCCCTGCGGCAGCAGCCAATAAACGTATATTTGTGCAAAAGCAAGCCATTGGTGTTATCGCCGCGATTACACCGTGGAATTTTCCCGCTGCCATGTTAACGAGGAAGCTAGGGCCTGCTTTGGCGGCAGGTTGTACAGCGGTCATTAAACCATCAGAGTTAACGCCATTTACTGCTTACCGGATCGTGGAATTGGCTAAAGTAGCAGGCATTCCAAAGGGTGTCGTTAATATGATTACAGGAGACGCCCAACAAATCGGGGAAACGTGGATGGCCGATGAACGGGTGCGAAAAGTGTCATTTACTGGTTCAACTCGTGTCGGCAAACTATTGATACGGCAGGCAGCTGATACTGTCAAAAAACTGTCGCTCGAATTAGGCGGTCACGCTCCTTTTATCGTAACCGCACATGCCGATATTCAAAAGGCAGTAGACGGCCTCATTGCTTCAAAGTACCGCAATGGCGGCCAGACATGCGTCTGTGCAAACCGCATTTACGTTCACGAGTCGGTTAAAGCGCCTTTTGTGGAGGCTTTTGCTGCTGAAATGAAAAAGCTAAAAGTAGGCAACGGCATGGAACCAGACAGCCACATTGGTCCTCTTATTAACGAAGCAGCTGTTGCAAAAGTACAAAAGCATATTGAGGATGCGCAAGCAAAAGGAGGCGAAGTGGTCTTTGGCCAAGAAGCCGATGCCACAAATGGCTATTTCCAAACGCCTGCCCTTATTGCCAATGCGACCGATGACATGCTTTGCATGAAGGAGGAAACATTTGGCCCGCTTGCGCCGATTGCCACGTACAATTCAACGAAAGAAGTGATCGAGAGGGCCAACCATTCCCCTTATGGTTTAGCAGCATATGTGTATTCAAACGACTTATCTGAAGCTGTTACGATTGCGGAAGGGCTTGAATACGGCATTGTCGGGCTGAATGATGGTTTGCCTTCGGTCGCGCAAGCGCCATTCGGCGGCATGAAAGAAAGCGGCCTAGGCCGTGAAGGTGGCCATTGGGGCATTGAAGAATATGTAGAAGTGAAATATATATCGTTGCAACTTTAA
- a CDS encoding spore germination protein: MRITDLHACVAAIKSAFYQSNSVQTMEIPLLETEQALVLFIKEIVDQNKLHALIVDPLTRFRLAKQSYPAESVTTWLKDGAPIPNATVEQLKRQMMNGKAVVLLKNEQPVLIDCAMWNVRSVSVPLTSSVYEGPASALTESLDVNMNLLRNYFRSPELAIETLEVGENAAKKMAIVSLHGKTNPDLVKEVRERLKQVHVAEFIISQIATDALEGKGFLFPRTMANDRPDACALALAKGKIVLLVEGSPLAILAPSLFFHFFQNQDDYLSEFGRFGARPLRYLYFFIATFFPAITVAIIRFHLDHIPTEVANQLVKTHETLAPYTIELVFVILLLQLIMDGSYRLPGNTIFAVTFIGTMLISDIATNVSLFHPITIVVIGVCYITSFPVLNRGLLSPIFFIRITLIIVAHFFGFAGMFALTTAIIIHMAHLRSLGIPYLYPFIPFQPDKWHDTIFRPTLTMAINKPTPLPFKKAEAANNRRGS, from the coding sequence AAAATAAGTTGCATGCGTTAATCGTTGATCCCCTTACTCGTTTCCGTCTCGCAAAGCAGTCATACCCGGCTGAATCTGTTACGACTTGGCTGAAAGATGGCGCCCCGATACCAAATGCCACTGTGGAACAATTAAAACGGCAAATGATGAACGGCAAAGCGGTTGTATTGTTGAAAAACGAACAGCCTGTTTTAATCGATTGCGCGATGTGGAATGTCCGCAGCGTCAGCGTGCCTCTTACAAGCAGTGTGTATGAAGGGCCAGCATCTGCTTTGACCGAAAGCCTTGACGTTAACATGAATTTGCTCCGTAATTATTTTCGTAGCCCAGAATTAGCGATCGAAACATTAGAAGTCGGAGAAAACGCTGCAAAAAAAATGGCGATTGTCTCGCTTCACGGAAAAACGAATCCAGACCTTGTAAAAGAAGTGCGCGAAAGGCTGAAACAAGTGCATGTAGCCGAATTCATCATTTCGCAAATTGCAACTGACGCGCTTGAAGGGAAAGGGTTTTTGTTCCCGCGGACTATGGCAAACGACCGCCCAGATGCGTGCGCATTGGCATTGGCAAAAGGGAAAATCGTTTTGCTCGTAGAAGGATCGCCATTGGCGATTCTGGCACCAAGCCTGTTTTTTCATTTCTTTCAAAACCAAGACGATTACTTATCCGAATTTGGTCGCTTTGGCGCACGTCCTCTTCGGTATTTGTATTTTTTTATTGCCACCTTTTTTCCGGCTATTACGGTGGCAATCATCCGTTTTCATCTTGATCACATACCGACGGAAGTGGCTAACCAGCTTGTGAAAACCCATGAAACCCTTGCACCGTATACAATCGAGCTTGTATTTGTCATTCTTTTATTGCAGCTTATTATGGATGGCTCCTATCGCTTGCCTGGCAATACGATTTTTGCGGTGACGTTTATCGGCACAATGCTCATTAGCGATATCGCTACAAATGTTAGCCTATTCCATCCGATTACGATCGTCGTCATTGGCGTTTGTTATATAACTAGTTTTCCTGTATTAAACCGCGGGCTGCTTTCTCCGATTTTTTTTATTCGCATAACGCTGATTATCGTAGCCCATTTCTTTGGCTTTGCAGGAATGTTTGCTCTGACAACCGCCATCATCATCCATATGGCCCATTTAAGGTCCCTTGGCATTCCATATCTCTATCCGTTTATTCCGTTTCAGCCTGATAAATGGCATGACACGATTTTCCGCCCTACTTTGACGATGGCGATCAACAAACCGACGCCGCTGCCTTTTAAAAAAGCAGAGGCTGCCAATAATCGAAGAGGCAGCTGA
- a CDS encoding iron-containing alcohol dehydrogenase — MVHIFKSAYKVIAGIGAISHLDSEIARLKMSHPLVVTDKMIKKAGLLEEVTVALAGRRYGLFLEVEPEPAFSVVEACKQTFVAGGHDGMIAIGGGSALDTAKATAAYVRYNGALADLIGTDLVPIKGVPLIAIPTTAGTGSEVTNIAILSDDDAKLKKGIVSDHLLPDVAIVSPELSRTTPPAVTAASGIDAFVHGIEAFLSVNASPLTDAFALQAIEKIARSLPEAYAKPTNLAAREEMAVASLMAGMAFGNAGVGAVHALAYPLGGRFKVAHGVSNAVLLPYVMRENKVACVDRLAVIAEALGVKEKGMGASEGADQAISAMERLCGQVHIPSNLKKFGIRRADLTAMADDASKIDRLLKNNPRPLERDTILSIYERAWAGRPV, encoded by the coding sequence ATGGTGCACATTTTTAAAAGCGCTTACAAAGTTATAGCGGGCATAGGCGCGATTTCCCATTTAGATAGTGAAATAGCAAGGTTAAAAATGAGCCATCCCCTTGTCGTAACTGATAAAATGATTAAGAAGGCCGGGCTGCTAGAGGAAGTGACAGTGGCGCTTGCAGGGCGTCGCTATGGCTTATTTTTAGAAGTGGAGCCAGAACCAGCATTTTCGGTTGTGGAAGCGTGCAAACAAACATTTGTCGCTGGCGGCCATGATGGCATGATTGCCATAGGAGGCGGCAGTGCCCTCGATACAGCGAAAGCGACGGCTGCTTACGTTCGTTATAACGGTGCACTTGCTGATTTGATTGGCACTGATTTAGTTCCTATAAAAGGGGTGCCGCTCATTGCCATTCCGACCACAGCCGGAACAGGCTCCGAGGTAACGAATATAGCGATTCTGTCCGACGATGACGCTAAGCTAAAAAAAGGGATTGTCAGTGACCATTTGCTTCCTGATGTGGCAATCGTTTCTCCGGAATTATCAAGGACAACCCCACCTGCCGTTACAGCTGCGAGCGGCATAGACGCCTTTGTCCATGGGATTGAAGCGTTTTTATCTGTAAACGCATCACCCCTTACAGATGCTTTCGCCCTTCAGGCAATTGAAAAAATTGCCCGAAGTTTGCCAGAAGCGTACGCAAAGCCGACAAACCTCGCAGCACGGGAAGAAATGGCCGTCGCCAGCTTAATGGCTGGCATGGCCTTTGGCAACGCCGGAGTTGGCGCCGTCCATGCTCTCGCTTATCCTCTCGGGGGAAGGTTTAAAGTTGCCCATGGTGTCAGCAACGCCGTACTGTTGCCCTATGTAATGAGGGAAAACAAAGTTGCCTGCGTCGACCGGCTTGCTGTTATCGCAGAAGCATTAGGCGTAAAGGAGAAAGGGATGGGGGCAAGTGAAGGGGCTGACCAGGCGATAAGCGCCATGGAGCGCCTTTGCGGTCAAGTCCATATTCCAAGCAACCTTAAAAAGTTTGGCATAAGACGTGCAGACCTTACGGCTATGGCAGATGATGCAAGCAAAATTGACCGGCTCTTAAAGAACAACCCCCGTCCGCTTGAGCGTGATACCATTTTGTCGATTTATGAAAGGGCATGGGCAGGGCGGCCAGTGTAG